The genomic interval GTTGCGAACAGGCTCATATCATAGATGGGGATCAGCATTTCTGTGATATACTGTAACTGAAATGTAAAGAAATCCTGCTACTTGGCCGCTGTTACATAGTCTCAATTTAGTAGGTACCAAAAATCACCCAATGTCAACAACAGCACAACAAAAACcttctttaaaaagtcataactTATTCCATTAAgttagaaaacaaaatactgcAATTAGAGTCAGATAATGACATCAGAAATATGTAATTATTCTCATCACTACATTTGTTGTAacacaccccctctctgtaagcatctcatctcaaacatagacaatAGACAATCACTTCTCCTTTTTTATCGCACTATAATCATCTCAACAGacaattcattttctctttttatttgcactatttgcacattatCGCTGTacacttcatattttatatattattactgtatatttgtttttatttatatgtttaattattgataatatatgttgtttttatttgttgtttgtatacctggagtggtaacgaaaataatttccccctgggattattaaagtatttctgattctgattgtcttgcctgtctgtctgtctgtctgcctgtctgcctgcctgtctttcTTCTCTTGCACACTAATACAGTTTTTCCCACTGTGAAATTGGCTGCTCTTATTCACTTCCACAATGtctcacatccacacacaccttTTATAGTTCTCCCTTGCTTGTTCTCCCTCTCCTAAGCTTGCCTTAATCCCCAGGCAAAAAATAGTGGGGAACTCCTTGTCTTGCCAACCTGCCAGCAGCTAACCAGACAGGGCACTCAGTTAATAATAGCCAGCCATCTTTGTTTAAGGCCTTGTTCCCAGACGACCAAGTCCCAGTAATTGGCCAATTTCCAGTTCTAGGACTGATACCTCCATGATGATGGTGACTTAATTGGAGCACACAGGCAGACTCCACACATTTACCATTACCATTACAGCTCTGAACACGATCGCTGCCAGTGGCTGACACTATTCAGGCTCTTCCTCCTCTGTAGCAACAGCGGTACCCAGTGCAGGGTTGGCCCACTAGGAGGTTTGCAAGGAAACCTGATAAAATGGCTTCTGCTTGCACAAATTGTGTAATTATTCATCGTTGGGATTACACTTTAGGATAGCTGTTAGTCTTTGGTCTTTACCTCTCCATCCTTTCACATCATCTCCTGGTGTAGCCCGTGCATCCAACCTGGCATTTGACCTGACAACAGTCTCACTCTCTCCTGTGTTGCCCGATATATAATGATCGGCGTTGGGATTTGCGGGTTAAGGACGCTTAGAGCAGGGGTTTTAATGTCATGACGTCACATGAATTAGCCGCCACTTTGATCCTTTCAGCCTCTAAACCGCACTCCTGTCCTATTCCTATTCCCAGTCTGTCGGTGGACACGGGGATTGTGTTAGTTACTCCCTCGGGGACCGTGGAGGACAATGCTACTGATCCACCCAACCCTGTAGGCCACAGCACAGCTTCCCTCTCCATTTTTACATAGCCCTGCTGCAGGTGATGCTTTTGTGAAAAGAGGACGGGGATACAGCACTATACTCGAGTTCAAAATGGCAGACAAGGATAGCGTGGAGAAATACCTGGAGAACAACCCGCAGTTCGCCAAAGAATACTTTGATAAGAAGTTGCGCGCCGAAGCGCTGACCGCCGCCTTTTCTGCAACTGTTGACGTCAAAGACACCGCTTCCTTCAAGGATGTTAACTCTGTGCAAGAATCTGCCATTATCTTCGAGCTGGTCCAGGAGATGCAGAAACAGGGAGATATGGAGGAGTCCCTTCACAAAGTGTTGCAGAGAGTTGCCCTGATCTTACAGGCCGACCGGATCAGTTTTTACTTATGCAGGGCGAGAAACGGAATACCTGAGCTCGCCAGTTGTCTCTTTGACGTGACTCCAACATCCAAATACGAGGTGAACAGGGTTCATCCGCAGGCTGAGATTGTGTTCCCTCTCGATATGGGTATCGTCGGTTTCACTGCACATTCCAAAAAGCCACAAAACGTTCCTGACGTCTCAAAGGTGAGAAGTAGCCTAATGAAGTACCCGCGCGCTGTAGTGCGCGCGCTCTGCAAGACAGTTTCGCGTGCGTGACTAAGCTGTCAAAAATGATAGAGATGTGTCCTTGTTTTTGTGATAATGTTAGTGAAAATTGTCTCTATATATCCTTGGTGGGtctaaaacatttattttattttttttatagtctTGAATTTGTTACCTGAAGGGCATTTGTGGAGGTTACACAAATCATCGTCGCTAAGTTTTTCTGAATCTGCACAGCATTGGATTCCCACATTTGGGACAGATTAATAAATTACCACCACACTTGTTTCTATTCACTGTGGATCTGTTAAAATCGACATAATTTTTCAGTTTGGTCGACCTATAATTTCTTTATAGCCTAACATACACGACGAGGTCCTTGCTAGTGTTGCTTTGAtattaagttaaattaaaatagcTTCAAATATTGATATTGAAATGTATTAGATAGAATAATAGACAACTCAAATGTCAAAATTAGTGATGAAACATGGAGGGACATTTTTATGATTTCATATATTGTATGACTTATTTAATAGCGTCAGTTTAAGCATGCAACAAGACTTAGGAAAATTCAGCAGATATCAGAATGATGTTTTATGATTATTGTCGTGTGTCCATGCCTACCAGCACCATTATTCATCAGTTGGATTATTAAAATAGTCAGCTGAAGAATATTATGCTATACTGACCCATCTTGTCCTTGTCTATTGACAAATTGGAATAAAGCATACATGTCTTCTGCTGCAAAGTATAGCCAATAAAAGAATATTGATTACTGAATAAACAGCCaacacagtttatttatttaaaagtaaGATCAGACAGCATGCTGCCCtctatttggaaaaaaaaagtcaatgttAGATGCATTATGAATCTTTCAGGCAATTAAGGAGCATGTGAAAACAACACTGAACTGCATAgctgaaaagcgctatataaattcaatttattattatttatagaaTGAAATGAACAGTGTGATTGTGAATGTGTTGTTGTACCTGAtatgcattcttttttttcccgcCCGATACAGAATCAAAAGTTCTGTGACTTTGTGGACAAACAGACTGGATACAAGACTAAATGCATGCTCACTTTCCCTCTGGTCACTGACAAAGATTGCCTTGGAGTCTGCATGGCACTAAACAAAATAGGAGCTGACGCGTTCACTGATCAGGATGTGCTTGTAAGAATACACACTTAAACATGCACATTCACTTGTATCCATACTGATTTATTGAGTAAGCTGCAACAGGGTTGTACTTTTCACACTTATTCATAAATTGAACTTGAACCTGACCActgaatattattataattcGGTTGTCTTTGGCTTAAGAAGTAGCAGCTAACATTCACGCCATAGTTGCTTGTGTGCTACTTTAAAAAGCCTGTGCTCTGCCATTTAAAATTAGCAACTTAATAAAGATTATTGCTGTAATTACATCTCAGTAGGGTGTAAAACACTCCACTTATGTCAGTGGAAACCAATCAGACCTGACTGACTTGATTTGGTTGCTTTTGAACATTCAACTTTAATAAAGGCATACTGATTTAATGCTGGGAATAGGTTATCTCTGTAGTCTATATCAAAGAACATTCACTGCTGTGTCTTATTATTCAGACGCAGTAAACTCACACCAAGGCACAGTTCCTTAAATAATCAATCTTCGTCAGATTGGAATTATGTTCATGATGTGACTTCTGAGGTTATAATGGTGATTTACAGGAACTGATAAAAAGAGAGTAAAGAGATGTAAGGAGAGGACATGGCAGAAATGATGCACAGAGCAAATGCTTAAACTGCTAAGATGCATTATAATGTCTGATatacttctctttctcttcacatattatctaaaatgtaaacaaaaatgtcGATATTGTAAATTCAATAACTAAATTTCATTCTTAGGATACATATTTTATACACCCATCAAAACTTTGCTGGGGACGGAACATGGACATGAACGTGGAACCGTACTTAAAAAAGTTCACATCTGCCACAGTCTTAAACCTGCTGTTGTGTATTGACAAAACCTTTAATCTCATTTGGTCCTTAGCTCTTCCACAAGTACATGAACTTTGCCCAAGTCATCGCCCTGCAGCATTACACAAACTACATGTTCAATGTGGAGTCCAGAAGGAGTCAGGTAAACTGAACCTCCCATCATGAGGCACTGATGAATACTCTGTCCCCTGTTAGTTAGCCTACCTGTTATTTAGAGTGCACTGAACCGAGCTCATACTATATGCCATAGCTAAACATTAAATTAGCCCCATTCATCGCTATTTCCCCCCTTTATAGGTGCTGCTGTGGTCGGCCAGTAAAGTGTTTGAGGAGTTGACAGACATTGAGAGACAGTTTCACAAAGCGCTCTACACTGTAAGGATCTATCTAAATTGCGAACGATACTCAGTGGGCCTGCTGGACATGACCAAAGAGAAGGTTGGTCTTTCGGAATAGATTCACTTTTACACACTGGATTGAATAGATAGCATTCATGGCTACCGGCATAAATAActtttattgtctattttttttcctgcaggAATTCTATGATGAATGGCCGGTGAAACTGGGAGATGTGGAACCCTATAAAGGACCAAAAACACCAGACGGCAGGGTAACAAACTTATTTTTGTCCATGTTAATTCCATTTTTGTGACGCGTAGTACTCTGAATCCTACTCAATTCAACTTTTCTATTGTCTGACGTAGTTAGAAGATTAATCAGTCGTTTTCTAACCGGCTTCTGCTTTTTTATACAGGAAGTCATCTTTTACAAGATCATTGACTACCTCCTGGAAGCCAAAGAAGAAATCAAAGTCATACCGTGAGCAGCAGTAGCTACAAATGCCCTCATTCTAATACAACACATTGCAAAATACAGCCTAAAAAATTTAAGCGCATTGTAAATAAAAGTCCTGACCTAGTTTTAGTAAGAGTCTGATCTCGCACAAATGAAGGCATGAAACATGCATGCTTTACCGCAGACAATTCTGGAGGGTTCTGATGAGTGTTTTTTGGGTATGGTTTCTGTAATGCATAATGCATAATGAGAGTCAGAACTGTTTAACTTTCTTCTCAGAGAATAACTAGCTCACTCCATCTCCCACAACTCAGTATGTTTCTCTCTTTCACGCTTTTTCAGTGGTCCGCCTGCAGATCACTGGGCTCTAGTTAGCGGCCTACCGACCTACGTTGCAGAGAATGGCTTTGTAAGTCTCTTACCAATGCTGCAGGGCAGTTCATTATGAGAATCACTACAATTATGAAAGCATAAAGACAGAGGAGAGCTGACTTGTGGATGGGTCACAGAGACATATCAACATCTAATGTAGTAACATAAGAATGTAGTGAAACAAAGTGAGTAATATTGACAAAGTAGTGAATACTCATAGTAAAGCGCCGGACTTTAACGTTTTTAATGTGTCTGCCTGCAGATCTGCAACATGATGAACGTGGCTGCAGATGATTTCTTCACGTTCCAGGTGAGGAGACTTTTACTGTCCATCCACaaaaaggacacacacaatacacaccaGTATATGCATGATGGCCCTTCCTGTCTATGCAGATATGCAGATTTTTATACCATACCTTTTTTGATGCCCGTATTCAGGAAGAATGGAGACGCAGTATTACAACTGATTACATGGTTTCAATATTTAATTTCAATGTCTTTCAGAAAGAGGCTGTGGATGACACAGGTTTTGTCATCAAGAACGTCTTGTCGCTGCCCATTGTCAACAAGAAGGAAGAAATTGTGGGCATCGCCACCTTCTTCAACCGGAAAGACGGCAAGCCATTTGATGAACACGATGAACAGATCACTGAGGTCAGCACCATgcattctctctctgttttttctaGCTGTCTCCATCATATACCATGTCTCATTTGGGATATAATGTTGTCGTCTGTGTCGATGCATACATTTGCATAGAAATGAAGAAAAGGTAAAGAAACACAGGATCATTTCAGAATTCTTTGAGATATGGAGTTTGCTGTAGTACCAGCTAAGTGAATAAAAGCATATAGAAATAGTTGTCACATTCATTTGCTAAGTTAATGAGGTAATAACAATAATTAGAAGTAGGTCAGGGTGATACAAGGGGGCGCAGCTAAGTTGCTTTTTGTTTGGAtgtgtttcttttctctcattcctcctccctctcgttGTTTGTGCCAGGCCCTAACTCAGTTCTTGGGTTGGTCAGTGCTGGTCTGCGACACCTATGACAGGCTGAACCGTGTGGAGTACAGGAGAGAAATCGCCCAGGAGATGCTCTTGTACCAGACCAAGTGCACCAAAGATGAGCTGCAGTCCATTCTGGTCAGTATCAACCTGACTTTGCTCCACATTTTCCTTCCAGAAGCCTACCTTTGTTTGCATTAGATCAAGAGGCCACTCAAGCTGAGATTAAAAGCAGTTAAATGTTAATGTGCCATGAATAGCTTTTTGAGTAGCAGTCATCCGATAGCAGCTATAAGATGGCTAAGAAAAGGTCTGGTAGAGACAGCGCAACAACAGTTACTGCTTGGAGCACTTTGAAAACCTGATGTTTTCTGCTTTTTGTCGCCAATCTACGAATTCAGGCTGTTCCTTTCTGTAGGTGATGGCAGCATGTTCATGGTTTCAGTGTAAATTATAACTCATTGTTCTATCTTTTATAACCAGAACACCAATGAGAAGTTTGATGCAGACCCCGAAGACTGCGACCCGAAAGAAATGTACAAACTGTTGGTATGTTTTGTTTAAACCTTCAGGACAAATCCTTCCAGTGAAATGAAACGCTGTCACACATAACATTATCAATTACTTACTTATCAAAGCATAAAGGTTTGTATGAATTTGTATCTTCATACACACTTATTTCATTTGATAGCTGCATTATTTTGGATTTGAGAGTGGATTTTTAGAGAGcataatttcattttcattttcattggaAAATGTTAATCATTTTCTCTACGTTTACCTACCTTGAGACTAATCGTCTGTACTTTTTACTAGTAGTATTGAATGATTCATAGATGTCTTCTGAGtgaattgtgttgtgtttttgttcagagAGCAACCTGCCCGCCAGCTGACAACATCAACGGAGAGAATCTGTACCTGTTCTCCTTCAGTGACTTCCCCGTATCAGAGTTCGACCTCATCAAAGCCGGCATTCGCATGTTCTTTGAGCTCGGAGTTGTTGAAAAGTTTAAAGTTCCTCCAGAGGTGAGTCACGTAGTCAGACACTGACTTTGATTTGTCTGCCCTAACAGGATGCTCTTAATGCTCTCTGGCGGGGCATATGAGTCTATTCTGCTGGGAAGAGAGAACTAGGTGTGATGCTGTAGCTACGAATCTGAGTGATGCTTGAGTCATGGCCACATCTCATCCGAAAGCCCTCtaaaatgattacattttccaTCCGTTtcactgtctctttttctctcacctTGTTCTCTGAGTCataccctccctctctccctctcagacaTTGACCAGTTGGATGTACACCGTGAGGAAGGGTTACCGTTCCATCACCTACCACAACTGGAGGCACGGCTTCAACGTAGGCCACACCATGTTCTGCCTTCTGCAGGTAacttcacaatttttttttgtagacaGCCGGATATGCTAATACCTTTTTACGCTACAGCAACAGCACATGTGGTGACAGGTTAACAGACCGCTATGTTTTACAAGAATGTGTGAACCACCTATATAGGCTTATAACATGCTTTATTTCATCATAAAGTTAATTGAGAATCGCACCAATGCAGGTAAAATGTTCACATTAAGTATATTGAAATGAGAGCATCGCAGAGAATTAAAATTAGTATTTGAAGGTGCCCAATATTTTGCAGTTTCTAGATTTAAATGTGCTACAAATGAGACTATGGCGATCTATACCAATCAGCCAGACACTTGCACATAATAATCCATGATTTGTGTCCTCCACCTACAGACAGGGAGGCTGAGGAAGTACTACTCCGATCTAGATGCCTTTGCCATGGTAGCTGCTGCTTTCTGCCACGATATTGACCACAGAGGGACCAACAACCTCTACCAGACAAAGCAAGTAACAatatgttattgtgtgtgtggaggatgtGCGTGCATTTGTGCGTGTGTAAACCTAAATATATTGTGccattattttctctttttttttctgcaggagTGCACATCCTCTAGCTAAACTTCATGGCTCTTCCATCATGGAGAGACACCATTTGGAGTACAGCAAGACGTTAATGGGTGAAGAGGTATGACACATTACTggacaatacaataaaatctgACGTAAATGTAAGAACACACATTTTGACCACTTTTTGTCATCTCTTGCAGGCACTGAACATCTTCTGCAACCTCCAGAAGCGTCAGTTTGAGCATGTGCAGCACTTGTTTGATGTCTGCATCATCGCCACTGATCTGGCCCTTTACTTCAAGTAGGTTCTCTGAAATACTCTGACTGCTCCCAATGCTACAGCCACAGAATGTTTGACTATAGCTGATGTTGCTTAAAGGTTTAGCTGTTTGTCTTCAGCAGGTTTTCTGGATTCAATTTGCGTCATTTGTTTAGTTCAGTTAGTCTGACTGTCTGCCATCTCATCACACAGAAAGAGAACCATGTTCCAAAACATTGTGAATGCCACAGAGCCGATGCcagaagaaaagcaggccaTTGAATATATTTCCAACAACCCCATCAGGAAGGAAATCGTGATGTATGTAACTGATTCAAGCCCAAGATAATACAGCTACATTCTGTTGAGTTCACCCTGAAATGTGTTTGTGAGAAGATTTCTGAAACAGCGGACCGTTTGCATCATCAGTAGCAGGGTGTTATCTTGTCCTCCCTGATTGTCTGTCTGTCGCTCACCTCCAGGGCCATGATGATGACAGGTTGTGACTTGTCAGCTATCACCAAACCCTGGGAAGTACAGAGCAAGGTGGGTGGCCTTCACAGCCTTCACACAGGCTGATTCAAAAAGAGTTTGACAGTTTGTTGTGTTAAAATCAACTGATTGAGTTCTACACATTGCATTATGTTATCCTCCCTGTCCTCAGTCTCTGATCTGGTTATTCAGCTTGTCATTTTCAGATGTATTACatccaaaaaaatatatatagggCAGCAGTTATTTTACTTAGAATATAAAATAGGAAAGTATAAAGccatggcaacaaaaacaagctGACTTCCATAGGCTGCTTGTATTACAGTGTTTGATGTTCCTTGAGATCAAATGCTAAAAAGCATTTGTCCATGAACACATGTTGAAAATAACCCTTACAAGATGAAAGAATGTCCTGAGAGTGAAATGTGTTTACTATATTTTTTGCCACTTATTCGCCACTTTCCTCCCTTTGTCTTTTATTCCCCTGTATCATTATTTGTTCCTCTTGTCTGTTTCTGTCCAGGTGGCTCTGATGGTTGCTGCTGAATTCTGGGAACAGGGAGATTTGGAGAGATCTGTTTTGGACCAACAACCAATTGTAAGGGTCATACCCCTCTTGTGcctcaatttcttttttttttttttatttctcaggATTGTTTTTCATCTGAAActctcccctctgtctctctcagcccATGATGGACAGAAACTGTGCCGAACAACTACCCAAGATGCAGTGTGGTTTCATCGACTTTGTGTGCTCATTTGTGTACAAGGTAATGAACCGGTTTCACACTGCATAGCAGAGCAGTATGATTTTTATAATTGATGAAGTGAGGGTGATAGTTTCAAGATGGACCTCAAAGCGTTAAAAAGAGTAAAAGAGTCTGGCCTGTGCTCTGTGTAGCAACAGTTCATCTGTAACTGCTGGAATTGAAACACAGTCACAGTCTAAGAGGCGTGTACCGATTTAATCCCGcttctatttcattttgatttcCAGCAAAGCACCATACAAAAACATATTCTGCCCATGACTTGTTTTGATTTAGTTCAATTTACGATTTTGAGACTTTCAGAGAGCATGAGCACTACAAAAGTAACTAAACTGATTCATTAACCTTACTCCAAAGCCCTAGTTTAAAGTGTGACTTCTATTTTCAAGGCAATAATACTGACTTTCAAGCTCCCCTCCGACTGTGCAGTAAATACTAATCTGTAAAGCCTGTTGTGTTCAGTTTTCGATAAGACTATCAGAAAAGGTGTAGATCAAACTAATAGAGCACTTTGTAGGAACACAAAACAGCATGTACACTTGATTTATAATGCCCTTAaattaaaagataaataaatcctacaatgtgatcaAATGATCTCTCACTGTTATTATTAGCTTTACAGAGGTGTTGTTGTAGCTTCAACCACGTTAGGGTGCATAACAGGATGTATGGAGATGAACCTGTTGAACCCAGCTGGCCCCAAGAGGAATGTCAGCTAGCTGTTTGTCAGGATGGTATTTGGAAAAGAACACCCATATAAATCAACATGTCGCGGTTGTCCCTGCGGCATATCATGTATTTTCAACACCAACATTTTTCCTTCCTGCAAGGTTCTTCTCCCTCTG from Perca fluviatilis chromosome 21, GENO_Pfluv_1.0, whole genome shotgun sequence carries:
- the pde6c gene encoding cone cGMP-specific 3',5'-cyclic phosphodiesterase subunit alpha' isoform X1; the protein is MADKDSVEKYLENNPQFAKEYFDKKLRAEALTAAFSATVDVKDTASFKDVNSVQESAIIFELVQEMQKQGDMEESLHKVLQRVALILQADRISFYLCRARNGIPELASCLFDVTPTSKYEVNRVHPQAEIVFPLDMGIVGFTAHSKKPQNVPDVSKNQKFCDFVDKQTGYKTKCMLTFPLVTDKDCLGVCMALNKIGADAFTDQDVLLFHKYMNFAQVIALQHYTNYMFNVESRRSQVLLWSASKVFEELTDIERQFHKALYTVRIYLNCERYSVGLLDMTKEKEFYDEWPVKLGDVEPYKGPKTPDGREVIFYKIIDYLLEAKEEIKVIPGPPADHWALVSGLPTYVAENGFICNMMNVAADDFFTFQKEAVDDTGFVIKNVLSLPIVNKKEEIVGIATFFNRKDGKPFDEHDEQITEALTQFLGWSVLVCDTYDRLNRVEYRREIAQEMLLYQTKCTKDELQSILNTNEKFDADPEDCDPKEMYKLLRATCPPADNINGENLYLFSFSDFPVSEFDLIKAGIRMFFELGVVEKFKVPPETLTSWMYTVRKGYRSITYHNWRHGFNVGHTMFCLLQTGRLRKYYSDLDAFAMVAAAFCHDIDHRGTNNLYQTKSAHPLAKLHGSSIMERHHLEYSKTLMGEEALNIFCNLQKRQFEHVQHLFDVCIIATDLALYFKKRTMFQNIVNATEPMPEEKQAIEYISNNPIRKEIVMAMMMTGCDLSAITKPWEVQSKVALMVAAEFWEQGDLERSVLDQQPIPMMDRNCAEQLPKMQCGFIDFVCSFVYKEFSRFHKEIQPMFDGLNNNRAHWNEKAEVYNAKLKAIEDQKKKLEEDEAKKAGDGKSQSKTCTIC
- the pde6c gene encoding cone cGMP-specific 3',5'-cyclic phosphodiesterase subunit alpha' isoform X2, with product MTSKGAKESIVTRLGFKSSSSGSKAEAELEKVRKENAHLRKQIDEMAKRHIRPPDSEKSKLLERILSLETLRERNNQQLLIKEQELETTRQHLAAKGGEVVASLQAQLEQRRKEAEQREVLFQNLSQETGNLRNQLATVSARCQSLETPAVNGQLPPADLALVQDQLRDALEKNQQWLMYDQQREAYVQSILARTRELEQQQQTKQEATSHAPANSAGPEKAVELKSHYEQLLLGVQRDLERQKDQVTRSQQELNAQREQTLKAQAELQSQKEQVSRLQEEVSALQSRYEDKCSDLSSFLRQYEEKSKESEEAKMQLQAERLGNRNAVCEERAASSERSDRMRMELENMDIRLEEERKRSAELLLQVNMLQKSLLSQNEEQRRLAALEQQNQKFCDFVDKQTGYKTKCMLTFPLVTDKDCLGVCMALNKIGADAFTDQDVLLFHKYMNFAQVIALQHYTNYMFNVESRRSQVLLWSASKVFEELTDIERQFHKALYTVRIYLNCERYSVGLLDMTKEKEFYDEWPVKLGDVEPYKGPKTPDGREVIFYKIIDYLLEAKEEIKVIPGPPADHWALVSGLPTYVAENGFICNMMNVAADDFFTFQKEAVDDTGFVIKNVLSLPIVNKKEEIVGIATFFNRKDGKPFDEHDEQITEALTQFLGWSVLVCDTYDRLNRVEYRREIAQEMLLYQTKCTKDELQSILNTNEKFDADPEDCDPKEMYKLLRATCPPADNINGENLYLFSFSDFPVSEFDLIKAGIRMFFELGVVEKFKVPPETLTSWMYTVRKGYRSITYHNWRHGFNVGHTMFCLLQTGRLRKYYSDLDAFAMVAAAFCHDIDHRGTNNLYQTKSAHPLAKLHGSSIMERHHLEYSKTLMGEEALNIFCNLQKRQFEHVQHLFDVCIIATDLALYFKKRTMFQNIVNATEPMPEEKQAIEYISNNPIRKEIVMAMMMTGCDLSAITKPWEVQSKVALMVAAEFWEQGDLERSVLDQQPIPMMDRNCAEQLPKMQCGFIDFVCSFVYKEFSRFHKEIQPMFDGLNNNRAHWNEKAEVYNAKLKAIEDQKKKLEEDEAKKAGDGKSQSKTCTIC